One segment of Primulina tabacum isolate GXHZ01 chromosome 6, ASM2559414v2, whole genome shotgun sequence DNA contains the following:
- the LOC142550208 gene encoding uncharacterized protein LOC142550208, with product MPPKLDIGWEFDKPIGDNRKTIQCKFCEKVVSGGITRLKQHIAHVSGNVESCSKAPKEILLMLQKHDISYFSGLHQQKKTADFILSLLYKVIDEIGEENIVHVVTDSESANKAVDQKFMIKRPHLFWSPCAAHCIDLMLEDIGMMSKVKKFIDKANQITSFIYNNDKIVNLMKIYTNDRELESLVRYCQDLKRLCTSIEWQEYKNTSKRRKDAEKIAAIILDTRFWKTARDICAIMEPLVKFLKLVDQDNKPTLSIIYEAMDRYKLSIKESVKDCQSYWDVIDERWYSQLHQHLHAAAYFLHPMLQYSGTCVFTDEVKRGLKVVVKRLEPDLNAQASKISEV from the exons ATGCCTCCAAAACTTGATATTGGTTGGGAGTTTGATAAACCCATTGGAGATAATCGAAAGACAATACAATGCAAATTTTGTGAAAAAGTTGTAAGCGGAGGAATTACAAGGTTAAAACAACATATTGCACATGTTTCTGGAAATGTTGAGTCATGTAGTAAAGCTCCAAAGGAGATATTATTGATGTTACAGAAACATGATATTTCATATTTCAGTGGATTGCACCAACAAAAAAAGACAGCTGATTTTATATTATCTCTTTTGTATAAAGTTATTGACGAGATTGGAGAGGAAAATATTGTACATGTGGTTACAGATAGTGAAAGTGCAAATAAGGCTGTTGATCAGAAATTTATGATTAAAAGACCTCACTTGTTTTGGTCACCTTGTGCTGCACACTGCATTGATCTTATGCTTGAAGATATTGGTATGATGTCAAAGGTAAAAAAGTTCATTGACAAAGCAAATCAAATAACAAGTTTTATATACAACAACGATAAAATCGTGAACTTAATGAAAATCTACACAAATGATCGTGAATTAGAAAGTCTCGTCCGATATTGCCAAGATTTGAAGAGATTGTGTACTTCAATTGAGTGGCAGGAGTACAAAAATACAAGCAAGAGAAGAAAAGATGCTGAAAAAATTGCAGCAATCATTTTGGACACTAGATTTTGGAAGACGGCTCGTGACATATGTGCAATTATGGAACCTCTTGTAAAATTTTTGAAGTTGGTTGATCAAGACAACAAGCCAACTCTATCCATTATTTATGAAGCAATGGATAGATATAAATTGTCTATAAAAGAAAGTGTAAAAGACTGCCAATCGTACTGGGATGTGATTGATGAACGTTGGTATAGTCAATTACACCAACACCTACACGCTGCAG CATATTTTCTCCATCCAATGCTCCAATATTCTGGAACTTGTGTTTTTACCGATGAAGTCAAACGAGGATTAAAGGTTGTAGTCAAGAGACTAGAACCTGATTTAAATGCACAAGCTTCAAAAATTAGCGAGGtatga